A genomic region of Candidatus Baltobacteraceae bacterium contains the following coding sequences:
- a CDS encoding M23 family metallopeptidase — MRLPNSLTILVLVAAAFGFAALWDRTIGLPGFWIALAAIVALLLWRGFNAQSASQRWLVRAADRPVVLQPPFRDRWWVAAGGPDPRHNHHQSVSDQYFAYDFLRESGDSWDQPILAPCDGMVAHVENRQDDAPPAQRRRNRARPFGNYVSIETPRGYVLLAHLRKGSIGVRVGETVRAGDEIGRCGNSGDTRGAHLHVHAQNQPSQGIDSAQGVPIAFLDRGATEPMLLEYRDRLG; from the coding sequence GTGCGTCTTCCGAATAGCCTGACGATCTTGGTGCTGGTTGCGGCGGCGTTTGGTTTTGCCGCGCTCTGGGACCGGACGATCGGCCTGCCGGGATTTTGGATCGCGCTGGCTGCGATCGTCGCGCTGCTGCTTTGGCGAGGTTTCAACGCACAAAGCGCTTCGCAACGCTGGTTGGTGCGGGCCGCCGATCGTCCGGTCGTCTTGCAGCCGCCGTTCCGCGACCGCTGGTGGGTCGCGGCCGGTGGGCCGGATCCGCGTCACAATCATCACCAGTCGGTGAGCGATCAGTACTTTGCTTACGACTTTCTACGCGAGAGCGGTGATTCGTGGGATCAACCGATTCTCGCACCTTGCGACGGCATGGTCGCGCACGTCGAGAACCGTCAGGACGATGCGCCGCCGGCCCAGCGCCGCCGCAACCGCGCGCGTCCGTTTGGGAACTACGTCTCGATCGAAACGCCGCGCGGCTATGTACTCCTCGCGCACTTGCGCAAAGGCTCGATCGGGGTGCGGGTCGGCGAGACCGTTCGCGCGGGCGATGAGATCGGCCGGTGCGGAAATTCAGGCGATACGCGCGGCGCGCACCTGCACGTTCACGCACAAAATCAGCCGAGTCAAGGGATCGATTCCGCGCAAGGCGTGCCGATCGCGTTTCTCGACCGTGGCGCTACCGAACCGATGCTGCTCGAATACCGCGATCGCTTAGGGTAG
- a CDS encoding DMT family transporter: MSRRLPIYGALLYVVLAWAINMIVAKQILEQMNPLAFAFLRFLAMTPLAFVLMWVSGGRIHIRRRDIPTLLLCSACGFGIYQYLWVFGLANTTPFATALLGATSPIFTLAIVAMARHEHVRPGRWIGSVIALLGVAIFEGAFSGVAAARVGDGLVLASAAVFAGYNVLGSRLMTRYAPLELLAITIFVGMLIILPAGLPALVHTDLHALGWDVWWRILYATLVPILLTYPVWIWGINKLGAGKGSIMLFFSPVLTGILSVPILHASFPSYEVIGALVCLSGMFFALTIGRTSPKGDSHELNTA, from the coding sequence GTGTCGCGCCGCCTGCCTATCTACGGTGCTTTGCTCTACGTGGTCCTCGCCTGGGCGATCAACATGATCGTCGCCAAACAGATCCTCGAGCAGATGAACCCGCTCGCCTTTGCCTTCTTGCGCTTCCTCGCAATGACGCCGCTCGCGTTCGTCCTGATGTGGGTGAGCGGCGGGCGGATCCATATCCGGCGGCGCGATATTCCCACGCTGTTGCTCTGCAGCGCGTGCGGCTTCGGCATCTATCAATACCTCTGGGTCTTTGGCCTCGCGAACACGACGCCGTTCGCAACCGCGCTGCTCGGCGCGACCTCGCCCATCTTCACGCTGGCGATCGTCGCCATGGCGCGCCACGAACACGTCCGCCCCGGCCGCTGGATCGGCTCGGTCATCGCGCTTCTCGGCGTCGCGATCTTCGAGGGCGCCTTTTCAGGGGTTGCAGCAGCACGCGTGGGCGACGGTTTGGTCCTTGCCTCCGCGGCCGTCTTTGCCGGATACAACGTGCTCGGCTCGCGGCTCATGACACGCTATGCGCCGCTCGAACTGCTGGCGATCACGATCTTCGTCGGTATGCTCATCATTCTACCGGCGGGACTGCCCGCGCTGGTGCATACCGACCTGCACGCGCTCGGCTGGGACGTATGGTGGCGTATCCTCTACGCCACGCTCGTCCCAATTCTGCTCACCTATCCGGTTTGGATCTGGGGCATCAACAAGTTAGGCGCCGGGAAGGGGTCCATCATGCTCTTTTTCTCGCCGGTGCTCACCGGCATCCTGAGCGTTCCGATCCTGCACGCCTCGTTTCCGTCGTACGAAGTGATCGGCGCGCTCGTCTGTCTGAGCGGAATGTTTTTCGCCCTCACGATCGGCCGTACTTCACCAAAAGGGGACTCGCATGAGCTCAATACAGCCTGA
- a CDS encoding acyl-CoA dehydrogenase family protein, giving the protein MNGRALEWPFFDDEHRAFADAIESWLEENPVFEDEAAPDSSVRTWVRALGDAGWLRACIDLDVRALCLARERLAYRSALADFAFAMQGLGSGAISLFGSPAMRSRYLDAVAAGKSIAAFALSEREAGSDVAAMTTHARRDGDRYIISGEKTWISNATIADFFVVFARTGMAESGAKGISAFILDAGIPGFEVRERIETISPHPLGVLAFNECAIPVNHRLGEEGEGFAIAMATLDVFRTTVGAAALGFARRAYDETRAHAKSRQLFGAPLAALQLTQAAIADMAVDIDASALLVYRAAWTKDCGAERVTREAAMAKLYATEAAGRICDRAVQLFGGRGVTHGEIVERLYRDVRALRIYEGASEVQKLVIARASFEG; this is encoded by the coding sequence ATGAACGGGCGTGCGCTAGAATGGCCCTTCTTCGACGACGAGCATCGCGCGTTCGCGGATGCGATCGAAAGCTGGCTCGAGGAGAATCCGGTCTTCGAAGACGAAGCGGCGCCCGATTCGAGCGTGCGCACGTGGGTGCGCGCGCTGGGCGACGCCGGCTGGTTGCGCGCCTGCATCGACCTGGACGTACGGGCGCTTTGCCTGGCGCGTGAACGCCTCGCGTACCGTTCCGCACTCGCCGACTTCGCGTTCGCGATGCAAGGGCTCGGCAGCGGGGCGATTTCGTTGTTCGGCTCGCCGGCGATGCGTTCGCGGTACCTCGACGCCGTCGCCGCCGGGAAATCCATCGCTGCCTTCGCGCTCTCCGAACGCGAGGCAGGCTCGGACGTCGCGGCGATGACCACGCACGCGCGCCGCGACGGCGATCGTTACATCATCAGCGGCGAGAAGACGTGGATATCCAATGCAACGATCGCCGATTTCTTCGTCGTCTTCGCGCGAACGGGCATGGCGGAGAGCGGCGCCAAGGGGATCTCGGCCTTCATCCTCGATGCAGGCATTCCGGGATTCGAGGTGCGCGAACGGATCGAAACGATCTCGCCGCATCCGCTCGGCGTGCTCGCGTTCAACGAGTGCGCGATACCCGTCAATCATCGCCTCGGAGAAGAGGGCGAGGGCTTCGCGATCGCAATGGCGACCCTTGACGTTTTTCGCACGACGGTCGGTGCGGCGGCGCTAGGGTTCGCGCGGCGCGCCTACGACGAGACGCGCGCGCACGCCAAGTCGCGCCAACTCTTCGGTGCGCCGCTGGCCGCGCTTCAACTGACGCAGGCGGCGATCGCCGATATGGCGGTCGACATCGACGCGTCGGCGCTGCTCGTTTACCGTGCGGCGTGGACCAAGGATTGCGGCGCGGAGCGGGTGACGCGGGAGGCCGCAATGGCCAAACTCTATGCCACCGAAGCGGCGGGGCGTATCTGCGATCGCGCCGTGCAGCTGTTCGGCGGGCGCGGCGTCACGCACGGTGAGATCGTCGAACGGCTCTACCGCGACGTGCGAGCGCTGCGCATCTACGAGGGCGCGAGCGAGGTCCAAAAACTCGTCATCGCACGCGCGAGCTTCGAGGGTTAA
- a CDS encoding acyltransferase yields the protein MKDRLGVLDGMRGIAVLLVLWYHIWELSWLPAPARWLQWIPETGFIGVHLFFYLSGFVITYPFVRAQFAGERAPTWGHFAWRRFIKIVPSYVLSIAIAYAIGYAALSRFGAAPWQEILTHLLFIHTWWQSTYGSINGVLWTLAVEVEFYLIFPLIWFCFSRLPFVTAIAMIALAELWRVHAAHCCFNNQMPLLIENLPGYLDIFACGMLSAWIFARYGHRWRQSRLSLAMLLLAVAGAWLFCALLINMYDHRNAPQWEVALQIYTRPLYGLAFAAVAVGSLCAPKFWQLPLANPPLRFLAIISYNLYLYHQMLARELVIHHIPPYSGDPHASLSWQVHYTILAFIVTIAEAALVTYLVERPLLRLPQPRLVPAAGGHSP from the coding sequence GTGAAGGATCGGCTTGGCGTCCTTGACGGGATGCGCGGCATCGCCGTGCTGCTGGTGCTGTGGTACCACATTTGGGAGCTCTCGTGGCTGCCCGCGCCGGCGCGCTGGCTGCAGTGGATCCCCGAAACCGGCTTCATCGGCGTGCATCTCTTCTTCTATTTGAGCGGATTCGTCATCACGTATCCGTTCGTGCGCGCGCAATTCGCCGGCGAACGCGCGCCGACGTGGGGGCATTTCGCCTGGCGCCGCTTCATCAAGATCGTCCCCTCATACGTGCTCTCGATCGCGATCGCTTACGCAATCGGTTATGCCGCGCTCTCGCGCTTCGGCGCCGCGCCGTGGCAAGAGATCCTGACCCACTTGCTCTTCATCCACACCTGGTGGCAGTCGACCTACGGATCGATCAACGGCGTGCTCTGGACGCTCGCCGTCGAGGTCGAGTTCTATCTCATCTTTCCGTTGATCTGGTTCTGCTTTTCGCGACTTCCTTTTGTGACCGCAATCGCGATGATCGCGCTCGCTGAACTCTGGCGCGTGCATGCGGCGCACTGCTGCTTCAACAACCAAATGCCGCTCCTGATCGAAAATCTGCCCGGATACCTCGACATCTTCGCGTGCGGCATGCTCTCGGCGTGGATCTTCGCGCGTTACGGTCATCGCTGGCGCCAATCTCGGCTCTCGCTCGCCATGCTCCTTCTTGCGGTCGCCGGCGCCTGGTTGTTCTGCGCGCTGCTCATCAATATGTACGATCATCGGAATGCGCCGCAATGGGAGGTCGCGCTCCAGATCTATACGCGCCCGCTCTACGGGCTGGCCTTTGCGGCGGTGGCAGTCGGTTCGCTGTGCGCGCCGAAATTTTGGCAGCTGCCGCTCGCCAACCCGCCGCTGCGCTTTCTCGCCATCATCTCGTATAATCTCTATCTCTATCACCAGATGCTCGCACGCGAGCTCGTCATCCACCACATACCGCCCTACTCGGGTGATCCGCACGCCAGCCTTTCCTGGCAGGTGCATTACACGATCCTGGCCTTCATCGTCACGATCGCGGAAGCAGCGCTCGTGACCTATCTGGTCGAACGGCCCCTCTTGCGCTTGCCGCAGCCGCGTCTCGTCCCGGCTGCCGGCGGGCACTCACCGTGA
- a CDS encoding GntR family transcriptional regulator codes for MLENEPLIAVDPQIETPPYQQIFEQIRAAIERGALVPDAPLPTVRQLAGDLGVAPNTVARAYGDLANAGWLVSEGRRGTRVASKTPAADRRARSNALAQATSRFVDSLRHRGYSPTEIAAELRKVLERG; via the coding sequence GTGCTTGAGAACGAGCCGCTGATCGCGGTCGATCCGCAGATCGAGACGCCGCCGTATCAACAGATCTTCGAGCAAATTCGGGCGGCAATCGAACGCGGCGCGCTCGTACCCGATGCGCCGCTTCCGACGGTGCGGCAACTCGCCGGCGACCTCGGTGTGGCTCCCAATACCGTTGCGCGCGCGTATGGCGATCTCGCAAATGCGGGATGGCTCGTCAGCGAAGGCCGCCGCGGTACGCGCGTCGCGAGCAAGACGCCGGCGGCGGATCGCCGCGCGCGCTCGAATGCGCTGGCGCAGGCGACGTCGCGGTTCGTGGATTCACTGCGCCATCGCGGCTACAGCCCGACGGAGATCGCCGCCGAGCTGCGCAAAGTCCTCGAACGGGGTTGA
- a CDS encoding enoyl-CoA hydratase family protein: MPITRFQPPYGRNYALGGPTLAAMTKARFAIADRVAVVTLDRPERKNPLTFELYAQLRDWFRALPDEPSIKAVVVTGAGENFCSGGDVHEIIGPLTARPLAELLEFTQMTGDLVKAMRAAPQPIVAAIDGVCAGAGAALAMASDLRYGTARSQVAFLFVRVGLAGCDMGACAMLPRIVGLGRATELLYSGRALDGEEARAWGFYNELVSPEDLLARATQTARELAHGPTLAHAMTKRMLRDEWEMPLDAAIDAEARAQAALMQSEDFRRAYEAFTQRRTPVFEGN; this comes from the coding sequence ATGCCGATCACTCGCTTCCAACCGCCATACGGCAGGAATTATGCGCTCGGTGGGCCGACCCTTGCGGCGATGACCAAGGCTCGCTTCGCCATTGCCGATCGTGTTGCCGTCGTTACGCTCGACCGTCCCGAGCGCAAGAACCCACTTACCTTCGAACTCTACGCGCAATTGCGCGACTGGTTTCGAGCGCTCCCGGACGAACCGTCGATCAAAGCCGTGGTCGTGACCGGAGCGGGCGAGAACTTCTGCTCGGGAGGCGATGTTCACGAGATCATCGGACCGCTCACCGCGCGCCCGCTCGCCGAATTGCTGGAGTTCACGCAAATGACCGGCGATCTGGTCAAAGCGATGCGCGCGGCTCCGCAGCCGATCGTCGCGGCGATCGACGGCGTCTGCGCCGGGGCCGGGGCGGCGCTCGCGATGGCCAGCGACTTACGATACGGCACCGCACGCTCGCAGGTGGCATTTCTCTTCGTCCGTGTGGGACTCGCCGGATGCGACATGGGCGCCTGCGCGATGCTGCCGCGTATCGTCGGCCTCGGTCGCGCGACCGAGCTGCTCTACTCCGGACGCGCGCTCGACGGCGAGGAAGCGCGCGCGTGGGGATTCTACAACGAGCTGGTCTCGCCGGAGGATCTGCTCGCGCGGGCAACGCAGACGGCGCGAGAGCTCGCGCACGGACCAACGCTGGCGCATGCGATGACGAAGCGCATGCTGCGCGACGAGTGGGAAATGCCGCTCGATGCGGCAATCGATGCGGAAGCACGGGCTCAGGCCGCCTTGATGCAATCCGAAGATTTTCGGCGCGCCTATGAAGCGTTCACGCAACGGCGCACGCCGGTCTTCGAAGGAAACTAA
- a CDS encoding glycosyltransferase family 39 protein, whose protein sequence is MIGIAIALAAAALHLGTAWRYGYFRDELYFIACGRHLAWGYVDQPPLVAVVAWLAQPFHDNLLALRVLPCVAAALTVYVGVHITRELGGGRFAQWLAGIALALTPAYLLLGNVLTTTSFEPLSWTLVIWCCIALVIPRSRGTAPKTWLALAGAATFGLYGKYSMALLLAALLIGLLATRERRALATAWFAICAAIIVALMLPNLWWQAAHGWPFLAVLQGDAAHRHAFNNGWLLESQNIAANALSFATEQLVYTNPLAAPVWLCGLIAPFVWPRLRALRFLPVAYVALFIAAVLLEAKGYYVIGIYGALLATGAVVVERAAAWLRIALLAALAATGIATMPLSIPVLPVDGFIAYSHALGLTGTPPRLIQPVYAEEFGWDRLARDVASVYDALPPATRAATAIYADTYADAGAIDLFGPAYGLPPVIGSQNTYWLWGTHGYSGNPMIAIGATRFELLKQFYTSCRLVRTSNEPLKWVVEGPSPIYLCTGPTMLLDRIWPHLRWYGA, encoded by the coding sequence GTGATCGGCATTGCAATCGCGCTCGCCGCCGCCGCGCTGCATCTCGGCACGGCATGGCGCTACGGCTATTTTCGCGACGAACTCTATTTCATCGCGTGCGGTCGTCATCTCGCGTGGGGCTACGTCGATCAACCGCCGCTCGTCGCGGTGGTTGCATGGCTCGCGCAGCCGTTCCACGATAACCTGCTCGCGTTGCGCGTTTTGCCGTGCGTTGCCGCGGCGCTCACGGTCTACGTTGGAGTGCACATCACGCGCGAGCTCGGCGGCGGCCGCTTCGCGCAGTGGCTCGCGGGCATTGCTCTCGCACTCACGCCGGCGTATCTGCTGCTCGGCAACGTTCTGACGACGACTTCGTTCGAGCCGCTCTCGTGGACGCTCGTCATTTGGTGCTGCATCGCGCTTGTCATCCCGCGCAGTCGAGGGACCGCTCCGAAGACGTGGCTCGCGCTCGCAGGCGCGGCGACCTTCGGACTCTACGGCAAGTACTCGATGGCGCTGCTGCTCGCGGCGTTGCTGATCGGTTTGCTCGCGACGCGTGAGCGGCGGGCGCTCGCGACAGCCTGGTTTGCGATCTGTGCGGCGATCATCGTCGCGTTGATGCTGCCGAATCTCTGGTGGCAAGCGGCGCACGGCTGGCCGTTCCTCGCCGTGCTGCAAGGCGATGCTGCGCATCGGCACGCTTTCAACAACGGCTGGCTCTTGGAATCGCAGAACATCGCCGCAAATGCGCTCAGCTTCGCGACCGAACAACTCGTCTATACCAATCCACTGGCCGCGCCGGTTTGGCTGTGCGGCTTGATCGCGCCGTTCGTCTGGCCGCGCCTGCGGGCGCTACGCTTCCTGCCGGTGGCATACGTCGCGCTGTTCATCGCGGCCGTGCTGCTGGAAGCCAAGGGTTACTACGTCATCGGGATCTACGGCGCGCTGCTCGCGACCGGCGCGGTGGTGGTGGAACGCGCCGCCGCATGGCTGCGGATCGCATTGCTCGCCGCGCTCGCGGCAACGGGCATTGCGACGATGCCGCTCTCGATTCCCGTATTGCCGGTCGACGGATTCATCGCGTATTCGCATGCGCTCGGGCTCACCGGAACACCGCCGCGGCTCATCCAACCGGTCTACGCCGAAGAGTTCGGTTGGGATCGTCTTGCGCGCGACGTCGCGTCGGTGTACGACGCGCTTCCGCCGGCAACGCGCGCCGCAACCGCGATTTACGCCGACACCTACGCGGACGCCGGCGCGATCGATCTCTTCGGCCCGGCATACGGATTGCCACCCGTCATCGGCAGCCAGAACACCTACTGGCTCTGGGGCACACACGGGTACAGCGGCAACCCGATGATCGCGATCGGCGCCACCCGGTTCGAACTGTTGAAGCAGTTCTACACATCGTGCCGGCTCGTCCGCACCTCGAACGAACCGCTCAAGTGGGTGGTTGAGGGACCCTCGCCGATCTATCTCTGCACCGGACCGACGATGCTGCTCGACCGAATCTGGCCGCACCTGCGCTGGTACGGCGCATGA
- a CDS encoding RidA family protein encodes MSSIQPDGWPAPRGYSNGMIGAGRVLAIAGQIGWTARGEFASDDFVEQAAQALRNVLAVVRAAGGDASNVIRLTWYVTDKTEYLAAASELGKVYRELFDRHYPAMTLVQVATLLEDRAKVEIEATAVLQDLP; translated from the coding sequence ATGAGCTCAATACAGCCTGACGGGTGGCCGGCACCGCGAGGATATAGCAACGGCATGATTGGAGCGGGCCGCGTGCTCGCCATCGCGGGGCAGATCGGCTGGACTGCGCGCGGTGAATTCGCCTCCGATGACTTCGTCGAGCAGGCAGCGCAGGCGCTGCGCAACGTCCTGGCGGTCGTGCGCGCCGCCGGCGGCGATGCGAGCAACGTCATACGTCTGACCTGGTACGTCACCGACAAAACCGAATACCTCGCCGCAGCATCCGAGCTTGGCAAGGTCTATCGCGAGCTGTTCGACCGGCATTACCCGGCGATGACGCTCGTCCAGGTCGCCACGCTGCTCGAGGATCGCGCGAAGGTGGAAATCGAGGCGACCGCCGTTTTGCAAGACCTACCCTAA
- a CDS encoding SDR family oxidoreductase has protein sequence MSSDYTAILTGKHALVTGGARGIGEGIARALARHGARVSVVSRQPAAVDADFTTAQADVRDEEQVRRAFAICRKANGPVEILVNNSGIADSAPLIRTSLALFERVVGTNLTGTFLCSREASQDMLIAKWGRILNIASIAGLHGAPYISAYCASKHGVVGFTRAIAAEFGGTGVTANAICPGYTETDMMRLAIEKIVTHTGASEDSARSTLAQMNPEGRIATVGDVAQAALELICGEKNGVSLIVPGGEEA, from the coding sequence ATGTCGTCTGATTACACAGCCATTCTCACCGGCAAACACGCGCTGGTGACCGGCGGTGCGCGCGGAATCGGCGAGGGCATCGCGCGCGCGCTGGCGCGCCACGGCGCGCGGGTGAGCGTGGTGAGCCGTCAGCCCGCGGCGGTCGATGCCGATTTTACGACGGCGCAAGCCGACGTTCGCGATGAAGAGCAGGTACGGCGTGCGTTCGCGATCTGCCGCAAGGCTAACGGGCCGGTCGAGATTCTGGTCAACAACTCCGGCATCGCCGACTCCGCGCCGCTGATTCGTACGTCGCTTGCACTTTTCGAGCGCGTCGTGGGAACCAACCTCACCGGCACCTTCCTGTGCAGTCGCGAAGCTTCCCAGGATATGCTGATCGCGAAGTGGGGCCGCATTCTCAACATCGCAAGCATCGCCGGTTTGCACGGCGCGCCCTATATTTCCGCGTACTGCGCCAGCAAACACGGCGTGGTCGGTTTCACGCGCGCGATCGCGGCCGAATTCGGCGGTACGGGCGTCACGGCTAACGCGATCTGCCCCGGGTACACCGAAACCGATATGATGCGGTTGGCGATCGAAAAGATCGTCACGCACACCGGCGCCAGCGAGGATTCGGCGCGCTCCACGCTTGCTCAGATGAATCCCGAGGGCCGCATCGCGACCGTCGGCGATGTTGCGCAAGCGGCGCTCGAGCTGATCTGCGGTGAAAAGAACGGCGTCTCGCTGATCGTTCCCGGAGGGGAAGAGGCGTAA
- a CDS encoding AMP-binding protein, which yields MEGAHVDRFAEDHLPPPDAMPDLRFDLAGLHYPQRMNAVSYLLDRHIEDGRGERRCIVAPGAIDWSYGDLHRAVNKIANVLVRDLGVVPGARVLLRAPNSPMLAACWLAVLKAGAIAVATMPLYRSSELRYIIEKARIGLALCDARLGEELKSACERNPSIRLIWFNSDAPDAVEALMDGAHEDFETVPTAADETALIAFTSGTTGVPKAAMHFHRDLIATCDTYGKHVLRARPDDLFTGSPPLAFTYGLGGLLLFPLYAGAATLLLEQANPEQLLHAVGEFGVTTVFTAPIAYRTMCPMLERFDVSSLHTCVSAGETLPKIVFDEWLERTKVPILDGIGSTEMLHIFIGSPREKVRSGSTGRVVAGYLAQIHDDEGHPLPIGEVGRLAVKGPTGCKYLDDERQRAYVQNGWNYPGDAYRIDEDGYFYYVARTDDMIVSAGYNISGPEVEQALLAHAHVREAAVVSKPDPVHGTNIVKAYVVVVAAEHRHARKADELREHVKALIAPFKAPREIEFVDELPRTHTGKVQRYKLRERASSE from the coding sequence GTGGAAGGTGCTCACGTCGACCGCTTTGCGGAAGATCATCTGCCCCCACCCGACGCGATGCCGGATCTGCGCTTCGATCTGGCCGGACTACACTATCCGCAGCGCATGAACGCCGTAAGCTATCTTCTCGATCGGCATATCGAGGACGGCCGCGGAGAGCGGCGCTGCATCGTCGCGCCCGGCGCGATCGATTGGTCGTACGGCGACCTCCACCGTGCGGTCAACAAGATCGCAAATGTCCTGGTCCGCGATCTCGGTGTCGTGCCGGGGGCGCGGGTGTTGCTGCGCGCACCGAACTCGCCGATGCTCGCGGCCTGCTGGCTCGCCGTGCTCAAGGCGGGAGCGATCGCGGTCGCGACCATGCCGCTCTATCGGTCGAGCGAGCTGCGGTACATCATCGAGAAAGCGCGCATCGGGCTCGCGCTGTGCGATGCACGCCTCGGCGAAGAATTGAAGAGCGCCTGCGAGCGCAACCCGAGCATCCGTCTGATCTGGTTCAACAGCGACGCGCCCGATGCGGTTGAGGCGTTGATGGACGGCGCGCACGAGGATTTCGAAACCGTGCCGACCGCAGCCGATGAGACCGCGCTGATCGCGTTCACCTCGGGCACGACCGGCGTGCCGAAGGCGGCGATGCACTTTCATCGCGATCTGATCGCGACCTGCGATACGTACGGCAAACACGTGCTGCGGGCACGTCCCGACGACCTCTTCACCGGCAGCCCGCCGCTCGCGTTTACGTATGGACTCGGCGGCCTGCTGCTCTTTCCGCTTTATGCCGGGGCGGCGACGCTGCTGCTCGAGCAGGCCAATCCGGAGCAGCTGCTGCACGCGGTCGGTGAATTCGGCGTAACGACGGTCTTCACCGCGCCGATCGCGTATCGCACGATGTGCCCGATGCTCGAGCGCTTCGACGTCTCCAGCTTGCATACGTGCGTCTCCGCCGGAGAGACGCTGCCGAAGATCGTCTTCGACGAGTGGCTCGAACGCACGAAGGTGCCCATCCTCGACGGAATCGGCAGCACCGAAATGCTGCACATCTTCATCGGGAGCCCGCGCGAGAAGGTGCGTTCGGGTTCGACCGGCCGCGTGGTCGCCGGCTACCTCGCGCAGATTCACGACGACGAGGGCCATCCGTTGCCGATCGGCGAGGTCGGCCGCCTGGCGGTGAAAGGCCCGACCGGCTGCAAGTATCTCGACGACGAGCGTCAGCGCGCGTACGTTCAGAACGGTTGGAATTATCCGGGCGATGCCTACCGCATCGACGAAGACGGATATTTCTACTACGTCGCCCGTACCGACGACATGATCGTTTCGGCCGGATATAACATATCGGGGCCGGAGGTCGAACAGGCCTTACTCGCGCATGCGCACGTGCGCGAGGCGGCGGTGGTGTCCAAGCCCGATCCGGTTCACGGCACGAACATCGTCAAGGCCTACGTCGTCGTCGTGGCTGCCGAGCATCGCCACGCACGTAAGGCGGATGAGTTACGCGAGCACGTCAAAGCCCTGATCGCCCCGTTCAAAGCGCCGCGTGAGATCGAATTCGTCGACGAGTTGCCGCGAACGCACACCGGGAAGGTGCAGCGCTATAAATTGAGGGAACGTGCGTCTTCCGAATAG
- a CDS encoding alpha/beta hydrolase has product MSDSMLFLENESVRLCCERRGSGARRVLFAHGWISSRRMWYEVVDRLDPALFTVDLLDFRGCGRSDRPRAHNEIENYASDLRTALASIDAPVTLVGHSMGGRLAQYLAAERPANLERLILVAPGTANGTPPSARHRALTLETYGSRQRIERFQRAAMHREVANTMMERIVDDALMASYDHWMGWYDHGRAVDFSDRLSAITVPTLAIGGTNDPLVPPSRVKRDVADAIDGALFALLHAAGHNLPIEAPDDIAQAVRRFGQ; this is encoded by the coding sequence ATGAGCGACTCCATGCTCTTTCTCGAAAACGAATCGGTGCGGCTGTGTTGCGAGCGCCGCGGCAGCGGAGCGCGCCGCGTGCTCTTCGCGCACGGTTGGATCTCCTCGCGGCGCATGTGGTACGAGGTCGTCGACCGGCTCGATCCGGCGCTCTTCACCGTCGATCTCCTCGACTTTCGGGGCTGCGGACGATCCGATCGCCCGCGTGCGCACAACGAGATCGAGAATTACGCGAGCGACCTGCGCACGGCGCTCGCATCGATCGACGCGCCGGTGACACTGGTCGGGCACTCGATGGGCGGACGACTGGCACAGTATCTCGCCGCTGAGCGCCCAGCGAACCTCGAGCGGCTGATCCTGGTGGCGCCCGGCACGGCGAACGGGACCCCTCCGTCGGCGCGTCACCGTGCGCTCACGCTCGAAACGTACGGCTCGCGGCAGCGGATCGAGCGTTTCCAGCGGGCCGCGATGCACCGCGAAGTCGCGAATACGATGATGGAACGAATCGTCGACGACGCGCTCATGGCCTCGTACGATCATTGGATGGGGTGGTACGACCACGGACGAGCGGTCGACTTCAGCGATCGTTTATCCGCGATCACGGTGCCGACTCTGGCGATTGGCGGCACCAACGATCCGCTCGTACCGCCCTCGCGCGTAAAACGCGATGTCGCGGACGCGATCGATGGCGCGCTCTTCGCGTTACTGCACGCAGCCGGGCACAATCTACCGATCGAAGCTCCCGACGATATCGCGCAGGCCGTACGCCGTTTCGGTCAGTGA